In Bacillus thuringiensis, the DNA window AAAGAAAAAATGATTGCGCCAGTCATTCTTTGAACTAAAGTCGGGGCAGGAAATAATAAATATACAAAAAGCAGGCCTAAGCCTGACCATTCAATCGTTCCCGTTGTAGTAGGTTCAACAAAGCGATTCTGTGTAATGAGTTGCATTACGAGTCCTGCCATCGCCATTGCAGCTCCAGTAAGCATTAATGCAACTGTTCTCGGAACACGAGTAATGAAAAACATCTCCATTCCGTCCTCTTGTCCACGAATATCATAAACTCCGGTAAACAGTGATATAACCCCTAAAATTATAACAACTATAACCGCTATTATAAAAGGTTTTGTCCATATTTTATTGTGATTATAAAACTGGGGTTGAGAAATATTCTCAACCCTAGAAATCATATTTTTTGACACTGTTTCGTACCCCTTTACACTACTTAGCTAAAGTTTTTGCAATATTTCCAAATAACTCTACGTAAGTCTGAATTGATTCATTTGTGTAAGTATCTGCTGGTGCATAAATAACTTGTTTTTTAGAAACAGCAGTTGTATTTTGAAGAGCTGGTGATTTAGAAATAACATCCTGAGCAGGAGCTGACTTAGCTGCATCAGATGTTGCAGCATCACGATCTAATACGAAAAGCCAATCAGGATTTGTTTGTGCGATAGCTTCAACAGAAACGTCATCACCTTTATGACCTGCAGTAGAATTCGAAACTTCTAATGCTGGAGTCCAACCGAAAATTTCATACATTGGTCCCCAAACACGACCAGAATGTGGAGCAGCAAAACCAATATTCCCACCAGTAACGATAACACTCATAACTTTATCTTTTCCGTTATAAGCAGATTTTGCTTTTTCAATAGATTTATCAAAATCAGCTACTAATTGTTTAGCTTCTTTATCTTTAGCAAAGATTTTTCCTAAAGTAGTTGTAGAATCTTTAAGTCCTTTTACTAAGTTTTCTCCAGGCTTAGTAGCCTTCTCAGAAACATCAAAATTAAGATCAATAACAGCTGCATTTGGCACTAATTTTTTGATTTCTTCGTAATGATCAGCAAATCTTTGACCAACGATTACAAGTTCAGGATTTGCCGCTGCAATAATTTCAAGATTTGGTTCGCGGTGATTCCCGATATTTTTAACTGAATCATCTTTTTTATATGCTGAATCCGCAGGCATGATATCCTTTGGAGCAGCCGCTAATTTAATTCCCCAATCAGCTAAAGTTTCAAAAGTTCTATTATCTAAAGCAACTACATTCTTTGGATTTACAGGGACTTTAACAGTTCCATGAGCATCAGTGATTTCAACCGTTTTTGGCTTATCACTACTATCACCTTTATTAGCTTTCGAAGTTTCCTTACCTGAATCTGAGCAAGCTACTAACATTAAAGTGAAAATTGCTAGAATACTTACTAATTTTAAAAGCATAGTTTTTTTCATACGTATACTCCTTATTATGTAATTTAGTTCGAAAATGATGACGTCCATAGATTGAATTAGATAATAACTTTCATGTATCTAAATTGCTATTGATAATCATTTTCATTTGAACATCCTGTAAATAAGTATAGTCATTAATTCTGTGAAAATCTTGTGAATGGTGTGAGTTAATAAAATTAAAAATAAATTAGATACGGTCTCAACTAATGCACACCAGATCCATCCCCCGCACGTACTAACCGATAGATTAGCACCTTATAAACCATGATTTCTACTGCAAAAAAATGCCCATTTCTGATAGCAATCTTCTTTTAATATTTCACAGAAACTATTTTATTATCTTATTTTTATCATTCAATCATTGAATAGCCTCTGCCATGTATCGTTTGAATATATCTGTCTTTCTTCTCGCACTTTAATTTTTTTCTTACATACCCAATATATAAGTCTACTACATTTGGATTTACTACTACGTTATATCCCCAAACCTGATTCAAAAGCATTTCACGGCTCAATATTGTATTTTTATTCTTGATTAAAAATACAAGTAAATCGTACTCGCGCTTCGTGAGCGAGAGATTTTCACTACCTT includes these proteins:
- a CDS encoding siderophore ABC transporter substrate-binding protein, with the translated sequence MKKTMLLKLVSILAIFTLMLVACSDSGKETSKANKGDSSDKPKTVEITDAHGTVKVPVNPKNVVALDNRTFETLADWGIKLAAAPKDIMPADSAYKKDDSVKNIGNHREPNLEIIAAANPELVIVGQRFADHYEEIKKLVPNAAVIDLNFDVSEKATKPGENLVKGLKDSTTTLGKIFAKDKEAKQLVADFDKSIEKAKSAYNGKDKVMSVIVTGGNIGFAAPHSGRVWGPMYEIFGWTPALEVSNSTAGHKGDDVSVEAIAQTNPDWLFVLDRDAATSDAAKSAPAQDVISKSPALQNTTAVSKKQVIYAPADTYTNESIQTYVELFGNIAKTLAK